A single Providencia manganoxydans DNA region contains:
- a CDS encoding arylsulfatase: MKKTMLAVALSSVISGATFGETNEKPNVLIIIADDMGYSDISPFGGEIPTPNLQEMADQGVRMSQYYTSPMSAPARSMLMTGATNQQAGMGGMWWYENTVGQPGYELRLTDRVVTMAERFQDAGYNTLMSGKWHLGYTKGARPTDRGFNQAFAFMGGGTSHFDDAMPLGTVESFHTYYTLNGEKTSLPSDFYSSKNYAQQLEQWIKQTPKDQPIFAYLAFTAPHDPIQAPDDWISKFDGQYDEGFGKVYRQRINRLKELGIINDKTPMPELDLDKEWEQLTSEEKRYAAKTMQVYAAMIAYMDDQIGGVINTLKETGRDKNTIIIFATDNGANPASGFYYESEPEYWEQFDNSYENIGRKNSFVSVGPHWANVSNAPYANFHKTTSAQGGINTDLIITGPGIGKAGSIDNTPMAVYDIAPTLYEFAGIDANKRIKNIHPLPMLGTSFKSHLLDKANINSQYSFGVELHNQAALVDGDWKLRRLVKGSPKAEMAPWQLFNLKDDPLETQDVSAKHPDIVKKLQQQYEQFAATGMIIEAKGEAVDYIGVDESSGHYIGIDPKTNKRIESVPVK, translated from the coding sequence ATCAAAAAAACGATGTTAGCAGTTGCATTAAGTTCAGTTATTTCAGGGGCTACATTTGGTGAAACCAATGAAAAACCTAATGTTCTCATTATTATTGCTGATGATATGGGCTATTCAGACATAAGCCCATTTGGTGGGGAAATTCCAACGCCAAATTTACAAGAGATGGCTGATCAAGGCGTTAGAATGAGTCAATATTATACCTCGCCTATGTCAGCTCCTGCTCGTTCAATGTTGATGACTGGGGCAACCAACCAGCAAGCAGGAATGGGGGGAATGTGGTGGTACGAAAACACGGTCGGCCAACCAGGTTATGAATTACGTTTAACTGATCGTGTCGTCACGATGGCGGAACGTTTTCAAGATGCGGGTTATAATACTTTAATGTCAGGTAAATGGCATTTAGGTTATACCAAAGGCGCTAGACCGACAGATAGAGGATTTAATCAAGCATTTGCTTTTATGGGAGGAGGAACTAGCCACTTTGATGATGCGATGCCTTTAGGCACCGTAGAAAGTTTTCATACCTACTACACATTAAATGGTGAAAAGACGTCATTACCAAGCGATTTTTACTCAAGCAAAAACTATGCTCAGCAGCTTGAGCAGTGGATTAAGCAGACACCTAAAGATCAGCCCATATTTGCTTACCTTGCATTTACCGCTCCTCACGACCCAATCCAAGCCCCTGATGATTGGATCAGTAAATTTGATGGCCAATATGATGAAGGATTTGGCAAAGTCTATCGCCAGCGTATCAATCGATTGAAGGAGCTTGGTATTATTAATGATAAAACGCCAATGCCCGAGCTTGATCTTGATAAAGAGTGGGAACAGCTGACTTCTGAAGAAAAACGTTATGCGGCTAAAACCATGCAAGTTTATGCGGCGATGATTGCCTATATGGACGATCAGATTGGTGGCGTGATCAATACACTCAAAGAAACAGGAAGAGATAAAAATACCATTATTATTTTTGCTACAGATAATGGCGCTAACCCTGCATCCGGCTTTTATTATGAATCTGAACCTGAATATTGGGAGCAGTTTGATAATAGCTATGAAAATATTGGCCGTAAGAATTCTTTTGTTTCTGTGGGACCTCATTGGGCTAATGTTAGCAATGCCCCTTATGCGAATTTTCATAAAACAACCAGTGCACAAGGAGGAATCAACACTGATCTGATTATCACAGGGCCGGGTATTGGCAAAGCGGGGAGTATTGATAACACCCCGATGGCCGTATATGACATTGCGCCAACGCTATATGAATTTGCCGGTATTGATGCAAATAAGCGGATTAAAAACATTCATCCACTTCCTATGTTAGGAACCAGTTTTAAATCTCATTTACTTGATAAAGCTAATATTAATTCACAATATTCATTTGGTGTCGAATTACATAATCAGGCGGCATTGGTTGACGGTGATTGGAAGTTAAGGCGCTTAGTTAAAGGTTCGCCAAAAGCAGAAATGGCACCATGGCAATTATTTAATTTAAAAGACGACCCTCTTGAAACACAAGATGTGTCAGCAAAGCACCCTGATATTGTTAAGAAACTACAACAGCAATATGAACAGTTTGCTGCGACAGGCATGATTATTGAAGCGAAGGGGGAAGCGGTTGATTATATCGGTGTTGATGAGTCGAGTGGTCATTATATTGGTATTGATCCGAAAACCAATAAACGTATTGAATCCGTACCAGTGAAATAA